A window of the Clupea harengus chromosome 8, Ch_v2.0.2, whole genome shotgun sequence genome harbors these coding sequences:
- the LOC116221444 gene encoding probable E3 ubiquitin-protein ligase HERC4: MHSCEVNADSKVNVAYVSCYLLVDHIRSLKALLDYEDETLEQLEQDFTVKGHELIPNGGEVLVTQGNRQTFVDLYVDFVFNKSVERQFEAFAEGFGRACPAQTWKIFHPDELRMLIFGEAEYEWEDLRKIAEYEGCESADMLIQNFWRVLFELSKEDKLKFLTFIYGTYRLPFGGLAKRQLKIVRLNMDSADEYFPRANICYGTLQLPNYSSIDILRDKLTHAIIYCDVIGMV, from the exons ATGCATTCCTGTGAGGTAAATGCTGACAGTAAGGTTAATGTTGCATATGTCTCTTGTTATCTTCTTGTTGATCACATCAGGTCTTTAAAAGCATTACTGGATTATGAGGATGAAACCCTAGAACAGTTGGAGCAAGATTTCACT GTGAAAGGACATGAGCTCATTCCAAACGGGGGAGAGGTCTTAGTGACCCAAGGCAACAG GCAAACATTTGTTGATCTGTACGTGGACTTTGTGTTTAACAAATCCGTGGAACGACAGTTTGAGGCCTTTGCAGAAGGCTTTGGTCGAGCCTGCCCTGCCCAGACATGGAAGATCTTCCATCCTGATGAGTTAAGGATGCTCATCTTTGGAGAGGCAGAGTATGAGTGGGAGGATCTCAGGAAG ATTGCTGAGTATGAGGGATGTGAGAGTGCAGATATGTTGATTCAGAATTTCTGGAGAGTTCTGTTTGAGCTGTCGAAAGAGGACAAGTTGAAATTTCTGA CCTTCATCTACGGAACTTACCGGCTTCCTTTTGGAGGGCTGGCCAAGCGCCAACTGAAAATTGTGAGGCTGAACATGGACAGCGCTGACGAATACTTCCCCAGGGCCAACATCTGTTATGGCACTTTACAGCTTCCCAATTACAGTAGCATCGACATATTACGCGACAAGCTTACTCATGCTATTATCTACTGTGATGTGATTGGAATGGTTTAG